The following are encoded in a window of Arthrobacter sp. NicSoilB4 genomic DNA:
- a CDS encoding DUF6318 family protein — protein sequence MTSRTFFGRRRRMYALLVAMTLLPVTACTGGGTTPSASAAPATSSPAASPTPTATPTPTASYKPADASGRAQNVPIPVLPEAAKAETKEGLEAFARYWFQLLSYGYETGDVSRIVDITSPTCRACERAKAVMTGWNDEGRWLVGGKVDTPSVSTTFIVAPDGNYQVAVQGSQASISYYNADGTLHQAAPKPEDTGNLMLAVFRDGAWYVNNIQPIVG from the coding sequence ATGACATCTCGCACTTTTTTCGGCCGCCGCAGACGCATGTACGCCCTCCTGGTTGCGATGACCCTGTTGCCTGTCACAGCCTGCACCGGCGGAGGAACCACTCCAAGTGCATCGGCCGCCCCTGCGACTTCGAGCCCGGCCGCTTCGCCCACCCCCACTGCCACCCCGACGCCGACGGCCAGCTACAAGCCGGCGGACGCCTCCGGCAGGGCGCAGAACGTCCCAATTCCGGTGCTGCCCGAAGCCGCGAAGGCGGAGACGAAGGAGGGACTCGAAGCGTTCGCGCGGTACTGGTTTCAGCTGCTTAGTTACGGGTACGAGACGGGGGACGTATCGCGGATTGTGGATATCACGAGTCCGACTTGTCGAGCCTGCGAGCGGGCAAAGGCGGTCATGACAGGTTGGAACGACGAAGGGAGATGGCTTGTTGGCGGCAAGGTGGATACGCCTTCTGTCAGCACGACGTTTATCGTGGCACCCGATGGGAACTATCAGGTCGCTGTCCAAGGGTCACAAGCGTCGATTTCCTACTACAACGCGGACGGGACACTGCATCAAGCCGCACCAAAGCCCGAGGATACGGGCAATCTCATGCTCGCGGTTTTCCGCGATGGCGCCTGGTACGTAAATAACATTCAGCCAATAGTCGGCTAG
- a CDS encoding pyridoxamine 5'-phosphate oxidase family protein, whose amino-acid sequence MMFEHADDDPILVLDDDQCWKLIEATKHGRLVVIVGGEPDIFPVNYAASGRKLYLRTAPGNKLAELTINAKVLFETDGILADEAWSVVLRGTARVLDQSADIADAEALGLKPWVPTLKDFYVEIEPTTVSGRHFQFGEHPEREI is encoded by the coding sequence ATGATGTTCGAACATGCAGATGACGACCCCATCCTCGTACTCGATGACGATCAGTGCTGGAAGCTCATTGAGGCCACCAAACACGGCCGGCTCGTGGTCATCGTGGGCGGCGAACCCGATATTTTCCCGGTGAACTACGCCGCGAGCGGCCGGAAGCTCTACCTCCGGACGGCTCCCGGCAACAAACTCGCCGAACTGACCATCAATGCCAAGGTGCTGTTCGAAACTGACGGCATTCTCGCCGACGAGGCCTGGTCGGTGGTCCTTCGCGGCACAGCCCGGGTGCTTGACCAGTCTGCAGACATCGCGGACGCAGAGGCCCTGGGGCTCAAGCCGTGGGTGCCCACCTTGAAGGACTTCTATGTCGAGATCGAGCCCACGACGGTCAGCGGGCGCCACTTCCAGTTCGGCGAGCATCCGGAGCGGGAGATCTAG
- a CDS encoding very short patch repair endonuclease: MADKLTPERRSWNMSRIRGKNTKPELLVRKLLHAKGYRYRLHGTARGGRLPGNPDLVFAGRHKVIFVNGCFWHFHDCRVGQHAPKANAEFWETKRTRTRNRDALQRAQLAGMGWEVLTVWECGLKDLSALERQLDEFLLASSPHTTAAEPRAAARPVTAPLAAEAPAAGLED, translated from the coding sequence ATGGCGGACAAGCTGACACCCGAGCGGCGCAGCTGGAACATGTCCCGCATCCGCGGGAAGAACACCAAGCCTGAACTGTTGGTCCGGAAGCTGCTGCACGCCAAGGGCTACCGCTACCGGCTGCACGGTACAGCCCGGGGCGGACGCCTGCCTGGCAACCCGGACCTGGTCTTCGCCGGCCGCCACAAAGTCATCTTCGTCAACGGCTGCTTCTGGCACTTCCATGACTGCCGGGTGGGGCAGCACGCACCCAAGGCGAACGCTGAGTTTTGGGAGACCAAACGCACCAGAACGCGGAACCGCGATGCACTGCAGCGTGCACAGCTGGCGGGCATGGGTTGGGAAGTCCTCACCGTCTGGGAGTGCGGGCTCAAGGATCTTTCCGCGCTGGAAAGGCAACTGGACGAGTTCCTGCTGGCCAGCAGCCCGCACACCACCGCAGCAGAACCACGTGCCGCAGCACGTCCTGTCACAGCACCGCTCGCCGCAGAAGCACCCGCTGCCGGCCTCGAAGACTAG
- a CDS encoding ABC transporter ATP-binding protein — protein sequence MFGDIPAKKAQHFWPSAKRLMGLLKPERAGIIAVLAMVTVAVVLNVVAPRILGQAMDVIFGGVIGKQLPAGGTKEQFVEGLRAQGQDNFADMLAKMDVIPGVGIDFQELAFLISVVLVMYFVANIFLWLQGYVLNILVMRVVRQLRDDTEKKLNRLPLNYFDTRQRGDILSRVTNDVDNIQQALQQAFAQLVNSALTVIGIVIMMFIVSWQLALIALVALPLSAVAAGIIGSRSQKLFAAQWKNTGELNGQIEESFSGHDLVRVFGRDADMLDRFDERNDALYKASFGAQFVSGMIMPVMQFVSYLSYVGIAVVGGLRVASGGMSLGDATAFIQYSREFTQPLGQMAGMANMLQSGVASAERVFEFLDAEEQDAETATEQLPAKTDGHVDFRNVTFSYTPDKPLIEDLSFTAEPGHTVAIVGPTGAGKTTLVNLVMRFYELQGGSITLDGVDITHLSRAELRAKVGMVLQDAWLFGGSIYDNIRYGKLDATEEQVMEAAKATFVDRFVRALPDGYNTVIDEEGNNVSAGEKQLITIARAFVANPSLLILDEATSSVDTRTEVLVQKAMAALRTDRTSFVIAHRLSTIRDADTILVMEAGRIVEQGDHAQLLDLKGAYYRLYMSQFAGEDAEMAFAENTADDATAVHS from the coding sequence ATGTTCGGCGACATTCCGGCCAAGAAGGCCCAGCACTTCTGGCCCTCCGCGAAGCGGCTGATGGGCCTGCTGAAGCCGGAGCGGGCCGGCATCATCGCCGTGCTTGCGATGGTGACGGTTGCCGTCGTCCTCAACGTTGTGGCGCCCCGGATCCTTGGCCAGGCGATGGACGTGATCTTCGGCGGCGTCATCGGCAAGCAGCTGCCGGCCGGCGGCACCAAAGAGCAGTTCGTCGAGGGCCTGCGCGCCCAGGGCCAGGACAACTTCGCGGACATGCTTGCCAAGATGGATGTCATCCCCGGTGTCGGCATCGACTTCCAGGAGCTCGCGTTCCTGATCAGCGTGGTTCTGGTGATGTACTTCGTCGCCAACATCTTCCTCTGGCTGCAGGGCTACGTCCTGAACATCCTGGTCATGCGGGTGGTCCGCCAGCTGCGCGACGACACGGAGAAGAAGCTCAACAGGCTCCCGCTGAACTACTTCGACACCCGGCAGCGCGGCGACATCCTCTCCCGTGTCACGAACGACGTGGACAACATCCAGCAGGCCCTGCAGCAGGCCTTCGCGCAGCTGGTGAACTCGGCGCTGACGGTGATCGGCATCGTCATCATGATGTTCATCGTGTCCTGGCAGCTGGCGCTGATTGCCCTGGTCGCACTGCCGCTTTCGGCTGTCGCCGCCGGCATCATCGGTTCCCGCAGCCAGAAGCTCTTCGCCGCCCAGTGGAAGAACACGGGCGAGCTCAACGGCCAGATCGAGGAGTCCTTCTCCGGCCACGACCTCGTCCGCGTCTTCGGCCGCGACGCCGACATGCTGGACCGCTTCGACGAGCGGAACGACGCCCTCTACAAGGCCAGCTTCGGCGCGCAGTTCGTCTCCGGCATGATCATGCCGGTCATGCAGTTCGTGTCCTACCTCAGCTACGTTGGAATCGCCGTCGTCGGCGGCCTCCGCGTCGCGTCCGGCGGGATGAGCCTGGGCGACGCCACCGCGTTCATCCAGTACTCGCGCGAGTTCACCCAGCCGCTGGGCCAGATGGCGGGCATGGCCAACATGCTCCAGTCCGGCGTCGCCTCCGCGGAACGCGTGTTTGAATTCCTCGACGCCGAGGAACAGGACGCCGAGACCGCCACCGAGCAGCTGCCGGCCAAGACCGACGGCCACGTCGATTTCCGCAACGTCACCTTCAGCTACACCCCGGACAAGCCGCTGATCGAGGACCTGTCCTTCACCGCAGAGCCCGGGCACACGGTCGCGATCGTGGGTCCCACCGGTGCCGGCAAGACCACCCTGGTGAACCTCGTGATGCGGTTCTACGAGCTCCAGGGCGGCAGCATCACCCTGGACGGCGTCGACATCACCCACCTGAGCCGTGCTGAGCTGCGCGCCAAGGTGGGCATGGTGCTCCAGGATGCCTGGCTCTTCGGCGGCTCCATCTACGACAACATCCGCTACGGCAAGCTGGACGCCACCGAGGAACAGGTGATGGAGGCGGCGAAAGCCACCTTCGTGGACCGCTTCGTCCGGGCCCTTCCGGACGGCTACAACACCGTCATCGACGAGGAAGGCAACAACGTCAGCGCAGGCGAGAAGCAGCTGATCACCATTGCCCGGGCCTTCGTGGCCAATCCGTCGCTCCTGATCCTGGACGAGGCCACCAGTTCGGTGGACACCCGCACCGAAGTGCTCGTGCAGAAGGCCATGGCCGCCCTCCGCACCGACCGCACCAGCTTCGTGATCGCCCACCGCCTCTCCACCATCCGCGATGCCGACACCATCCTGGTGATGGAGGCCGGCCGGATCGTGGAGCAGGGCGACCACGCCCAACTGCTGGACCTCAAGGGCGCCTACTACCGCCTGTACATGTCCCAGTTCGCCGGCGAGGACGCAGAGATGGCCTTCGCGGAAAACACGGCTGACGACGCGACGGCGGTACACAGCTGA
- a CDS encoding AAA family ATPase translates to MTPSKKPAMHRALGISKEIEDAAWFVLGPGLHGKPSALDGRTKTWSVQAAAELLDRLERGVPDPKAPMMTNLRQNLQDASRGAKQLAVELLFLQSLPLAHEVKSLKVKRARVAEAASWLEPPLELPDELFAGMTDHGVIRDRTAEFNWTIWDHLKWLCRFVQHVAQRPAGAVAAAVKDPLAFHQLVAGTPDDQPAIRRSIEFLVWPSYFEPVVADVERQEIRDAFASLVGGAKGDTDEEISADIHRIRLHLDEQAGQRIDWYSRQLVSQWRKVGDPGRRAWLLRTHHDNAELLGTWQAEESVTLDVEHLRLLDPGVTAGLVQHAVDEDYKHLGYVEREDTKTAVFAFLTVMKPGDLTLYQSSGTVRVGVVLGEPEHHEDNRRLRRKVRWFDETHDMTELPRHVQRQLATSGIIVDITRVIQALEALLPAEAEAEPGDDNEPAAVVEPACEGFRPLTPEFAASLHMDLEPLQEIAELLEENRQLVLYGPPGTGKTYLAKHLAAQLAGDTTDERVKLVQFHPSYAYEDFFEGFRPDKTEEGQVSFKLVAGPLRRIAEEAAKPGNESKPYFLIIDEMNRANLAKVFGELYFLLEYRDDRIYLQYSPNEPFTLPDNLYIIGTMNTADRSIAMMDAAIRRRFSFIELHPKTEPVKGSLLRFLQARDLDTTPALLMDALNDAIDEWDRDLMIGPSYFMKKSAQTPKGLRRIWKYELMPLLEEHYHGQLNRAQLEERFGLDPLLDRLARV, encoded by the coding sequence ATGACCCCATCCAAAAAGCCCGCCATGCACCGCGCCCTCGGCATCTCCAAGGAGATCGAAGACGCTGCGTGGTTTGTCTTGGGGCCAGGGCTGCACGGTAAACCGTCTGCCCTGGACGGACGCACCAAAACGTGGTCGGTGCAGGCCGCCGCGGAGCTGCTCGACCGCCTCGAACGCGGGGTCCCGGACCCCAAAGCCCCCATGATGACCAACCTGCGGCAGAACCTCCAGGACGCCTCCCGGGGCGCCAAGCAGTTGGCCGTGGAGCTGCTTTTCCTGCAGTCCCTGCCGCTGGCCCACGAGGTGAAATCACTCAAGGTCAAACGCGCGCGGGTGGCGGAGGCCGCGTCCTGGCTGGAGCCGCCGCTCGAACTGCCGGACGAGCTGTTCGCGGGCATGACGGATCACGGTGTCATCCGGGACCGCACCGCGGAGTTCAACTGGACCATCTGGGACCACCTGAAATGGCTCTGCCGGTTCGTGCAGCACGTCGCGCAGCGGCCGGCAGGCGCCGTCGCGGCGGCCGTCAAGGATCCGCTGGCCTTCCACCAGCTGGTGGCCGGCACACCCGATGACCAACCGGCCATCCGCCGCAGCATCGAGTTCCTGGTCTGGCCCAGCTACTTCGAGCCGGTCGTGGCCGACGTCGAGCGCCAGGAAATCCGCGACGCCTTTGCCTCCCTGGTGGGCGGGGCGAAGGGCGACACCGACGAGGAAATTTCCGCGGACATCCACCGCATCCGGCTGCACCTCGACGAGCAGGCCGGCCAAAGGATCGACTGGTACTCCCGGCAGCTCGTGAGTCAGTGGCGGAAGGTCGGCGACCCCGGCCGGCGCGCCTGGCTGCTGCGCACCCACCACGACAACGCCGAACTCCTCGGCACCTGGCAGGCCGAGGAATCGGTGACGCTCGACGTCGAGCACCTCCGCCTGCTGGACCCCGGCGTCACCGCCGGGCTGGTCCAGCACGCCGTGGACGAGGACTACAAGCACCTCGGCTACGTCGAACGTGAGGACACCAAGACGGCTGTGTTCGCCTTCCTGACCGTGATGAAGCCCGGCGACCTGACGCTCTACCAGAGCTCCGGCACCGTCCGGGTGGGTGTGGTCCTCGGCGAGCCTGAACACCACGAGGACAACCGCCGGCTGCGCCGCAAGGTCCGCTGGTTCGACGAAACCCACGACATGACTGAACTGCCCCGCCACGTGCAGCGGCAGCTGGCCACCTCCGGCATCATTGTGGACATCACCCGCGTCATCCAGGCCCTCGAAGCGCTGCTGCCCGCCGAAGCGGAAGCTGAGCCCGGCGACGACAACGAGCCGGCCGCCGTCGTCGAGCCTGCCTGTGAAGGGTTCCGCCCGCTGACACCGGAGTTCGCCGCGTCCCTGCACATGGACCTGGAGCCGCTGCAGGAGATCGCCGAACTGCTGGAGGAGAACCGCCAGCTGGTGCTGTACGGTCCGCCCGGCACGGGCAAGACTTACCTTGCCAAGCACCTGGCCGCCCAGCTCGCCGGTGACACCACCGACGAACGCGTCAAGCTGGTGCAGTTCCACCCCTCGTACGCGTACGAGGACTTCTTCGAGGGTTTCCGCCCGGACAAGACCGAGGAAGGCCAGGTGTCCTTCAAGCTTGTGGCCGGGCCGCTGCGCCGGATCGCGGAAGAGGCGGCCAAGCCCGGGAATGAGAGCAAGCCGTACTTCCTGATCATCGATGAAATGAACCGGGCGAACCTCGCGAAGGTGTTCGGCGAACTGTACTTCCTGCTCGAATACCGCGACGACCGGATCTACCTGCAGTACAGCCCCAACGAGCCTTTCACGCTGCCGGACAACCTCTACATCATCGGCACGATGAACACCGCCGACCGGTCCATTGCGATGATGGACGCCGCCATCCGCCGCCGCTTCTCCTTCATTGAGCTGCACCCCAAGACGGAGCCGGTGAAGGGCTCGCTGCTGCGGTTCCTGCAGGCCCGCGACCTGGATACGACGCCGGCCCTGCTGATGGACGCGCTCAACGACGCCATCGACGAGTGGGACCGCGACCTCATGATCGGCCCGTCCTACTTCATGAAGAAGTCCGCCCAGACGCCCAAGGGCCTACGCCGGATCTGGAAGTACGAGCTGATGCCGCTGCTGGAGGAGCACTACCATGGCCAGCTGAACCGGGCCCAGCTGGAGGAGCGGTTCGGACTGGACCCGCTGCTTGACCGCCTTGCGCGCGTCTAG
- a CDS encoding McrC family protein, with translation MVLDELSGGVVDRLDPDSAAYLNGSGLAKASPMGMGLYRIEPVGKVGSVRTPTVQLEVRPKERLGLDRLLFLLGYAGDQGFREDSVAAVEEADLWSALAESLAQLSDRALSRGVLQGYLNVDESLRTVKGRIRISDQISRRPGMLVPLEVSYDEFTEDIAENRILRAALERMSQVPGVRPEVLSRLRQLKGKLAAVTRLQSGAPLPAWRASRMNTRYQAALRLAEVILRHASAEAGDGTQQSASFVVDMSVVFEDFVGTALREAMAAYPGEMRLRYNALLNEAVRDSDRIVVQPGAVHLLGGRPVMVYDAKYQAAADAGASLSGDHYRMLAYCTSLRVPTAWLVYPGAGEIKLRRILNTDIDVVEFPLDLSRPPSEILASVADLAQQSWGEVVRQATISR, from the coding sequence ATCGTCCTCGACGAGCTCTCCGGCGGCGTCGTCGACCGGCTGGACCCGGACAGCGCGGCCTACCTCAACGGCAGCGGACTGGCCAAGGCCTCGCCGATGGGCATGGGCCTGTACCGGATCGAGCCCGTGGGGAAAGTCGGTTCGGTGCGGACGCCGACGGTGCAGCTCGAAGTACGGCCCAAAGAACGGCTCGGCCTTGACCGGCTCCTGTTCCTGCTCGGCTACGCCGGCGACCAGGGCTTCCGGGAGGATTCCGTCGCCGCGGTCGAGGAGGCGGATCTGTGGAGTGCGCTGGCGGAGTCGCTGGCACAGCTCTCGGACCGTGCGCTCAGCCGCGGCGTGTTGCAGGGCTACCTGAACGTCGACGAATCGTTGCGGACGGTCAAGGGCCGGATCCGCATTTCGGACCAGATTTCGCGCCGGCCCGGGATGCTCGTGCCGCTCGAGGTGTCTTACGACGAGTTCACCGAGGACATCGCGGAGAACCGCATCCTGCGGGCGGCGCTGGAACGGATGTCCCAGGTCCCGGGGGTGCGGCCCGAGGTGCTGAGCCGGCTCCGCCAGCTCAAGGGCAAGCTCGCCGCCGTGACCCGGCTGCAGTCCGGCGCTCCCTTGCCGGCGTGGCGGGCCAGCCGGATGAACACCCGGTACCAGGCTGCACTGCGGCTCGCCGAGGTGATCCTGCGCCATGCCTCGGCGGAGGCCGGCGACGGCACGCAACAGTCGGCGTCGTTCGTGGTGGACATGTCCGTCGTGTTCGAGGACTTCGTCGGCACAGCGCTGCGCGAGGCCATGGCGGCGTACCCGGGGGAGATGCGGCTGCGGTACAACGCCCTGCTCAACGAGGCCGTCCGCGATTCGGACCGGATCGTCGTGCAGCCCGGGGCGGTCCACCTGCTGGGAGGACGGCCGGTGATGGTCTACGACGCGAAGTACCAGGCCGCGGCCGACGCCGGGGCGTCACTCTCGGGGGACCACTACCGGATGCTGGCGTACTGCACGTCCCTGCGCGTGCCGACAGCCTGGCTGGTGTATCCGGGCGCCGGAGAGATCAAGCTGCGCCGGATCCTCAACACTGACATCGATGTTGTGGAGTTCCCGCTGGACCTGTCGAGGCCGCCGTCGGAAATCCTGGCATCCGTCGCGGACCTGGCACAGCAGTCCTGGGGCGAAGTGGTGCGTCAGGCGACCATCAGCCGCTGA
- a CDS encoding ABC transporter ATP-binding protein produces MLVTLIRRYSKPYLPYIWAVIFFQLASTIAALYLPSLNAQIIDEGVSRGDTDYIWRTGGVMLGVALIQVATAIAGVYFGSKAAMAFGRDLRRGVFRKVTSFSAKDVNVFGAPTLITRGTNDVQQVQMLMLMGLNFMVATPIMCIGGIFMALREDLNLSWLVWVSVPVLIVVVGYLVVRLMPLFRSMQVKIDRLNGILREQIIGIRVVRAFVREPHEAERFGAANKELTDVSLKIGSLFVLMFPAIGMILHISTAAVLWFGGQRVDAGEMQVGALTAFLQYLLQILMAVMMGTFMAMMIPRASVCADRIGEVLDVEPSIHEALAPVAPAEKAGRVEFRNVSFAYPGAEAPVLSDISFTAEPGQTVAIIGSTGAGKSSLLALLPRLYDAASGEVLLDGVPVTHLDRAEITQRVAMVPQRPYLFSGSIEHNLRFGKPEATDEELWDALTVAQAADFVREKKNGLGSRIAQGGTNVSGGQRQRLCIARALVTEPKVFLFDDSFSALDVATDARLRRALKAKTTDATVIIVGQRVSTIADADQILVLDNGRIVDRGTHEELLESSSTYQEIVESQLTAEAVA; encoded by the coding sequence ATCTGCCATACATCTGGGCAGTCATTTTCTTCCAGCTCGCCTCCACCATCGCGGCGCTGTACCTTCCCAGCCTGAACGCCCAGATCATTGACGAGGGCGTCTCGCGCGGCGATACGGACTACATCTGGCGGACCGGCGGCGTGATGCTTGGCGTGGCGCTGATCCAGGTCGCCACCGCGATCGCGGGGGTGTACTTCGGGTCCAAGGCCGCCATGGCGTTCGGCCGCGACCTGCGCCGCGGCGTGTTCCGCAAGGTCACTAGTTTTTCCGCGAAGGACGTCAACGTTTTCGGCGCCCCCACCCTGATCACGCGCGGCACCAACGATGTCCAGCAGGTGCAGATGCTCATGCTGATGGGCCTGAACTTCATGGTGGCCACCCCCATCATGTGCATCGGCGGCATCTTTATGGCCCTTCGCGAGGACCTCAACCTGTCCTGGCTGGTCTGGGTCTCCGTGCCGGTGCTCATCGTGGTGGTGGGCTACCTCGTGGTCCGCCTGATGCCGCTCTTCCGGTCCATGCAGGTCAAGATCGACCGGCTCAACGGGATCCTGCGCGAGCAGATCATCGGCATCCGCGTCGTCCGCGCCTTCGTGCGCGAACCCCACGAAGCCGAGCGGTTCGGCGCGGCCAACAAGGAACTGACGGACGTGTCACTGAAGATCGGCTCGCTCTTCGTGCTGATGTTCCCGGCCATTGGCATGATCCTGCACATCTCCACCGCCGCAGTGCTCTGGTTCGGCGGCCAGCGGGTCGACGCCGGTGAAATGCAGGTCGGCGCGCTCACGGCCTTCCTGCAGTACCTGCTGCAGATCCTGATGGCGGTCATGATGGGTACCTTCATGGCGATGATGATTCCCCGCGCCTCGGTCTGCGCGGACCGCATCGGCGAGGTGCTCGACGTCGAACCCTCCATCCACGAGGCGCTCGCCCCCGTGGCGCCGGCTGAAAAGGCCGGCCGCGTCGAATTCCGGAACGTGTCGTTCGCCTACCCCGGCGCCGAAGCGCCGGTGCTCAGCGACATCAGCTTCACTGCCGAGCCCGGCCAGACTGTGGCGATCATCGGATCCACCGGTGCCGGCAAGTCCAGCCTGCTGGCCCTGCTGCCCCGGCTCTACGACGCAGCCTCGGGGGAGGTGCTGCTCGACGGCGTCCCGGTCACCCACCTGGACCGGGCTGAAATCACCCAGCGCGTCGCCATGGTGCCGCAGCGGCCCTACCTGTTCTCGGGGTCCATCGAGCACAACCTGCGCTTCGGCAAGCCCGAGGCCACGGACGAGGAACTCTGGGACGCCCTGACGGTGGCCCAGGCGGCGGACTTTGTGCGCGAGAAGAAGAACGGGCTCGGCTCCCGGATTGCCCAGGGCGGCACCAACGTCTCGGGCGGGCAGCGCCAGCGGCTCTGCATCGCGCGCGCCCTCGTCACCGAGCCCAAGGTCTTCCTGTTTGACGACTCCTTCTCCGCGCTCGATGTCGCCACTGACGCCAGGCTCCGCCGCGCGCTCAAGGCGAAGACCACCGATGCCACCGTGATCATTGTCGGCCAGCGCGTCTCCACCATCGCCGACGCCGACCAGATCCTGGTGCTCGACAACGGACGGATCGTGGACCGCGGCACGCATGAAGAACTGCTGGAGAGCTCCAGCACCTACCAGGAAATTGTCGAATCCCAGCTGACCGCGGAGGCAGTGGCATGA
- a CDS encoding thioesterase family protein, protein MRWGDMDAYGHINNVQIVRILEEARIAAFGPPRGSGLPGIEPPVPLFNEVPEGTLALIVEHKIRYVRTLEYRNVPALVQLWIGAVKGASFDIHYLVQDPVTREDCVRATSHLAFVDEATGRVLRLTPEQKGKLARLTPVHSG, encoded by the coding sequence ATGCGCTGGGGCGACATGGACGCCTACGGCCACATCAACAACGTCCAGATCGTCCGGATCCTCGAGGAAGCCCGCATCGCGGCCTTCGGCCCGCCGCGGGGCTCCGGGCTGCCGGGCATCGAGCCTCCGGTACCTCTGTTCAACGAGGTCCCGGAGGGGACGCTGGCGCTGATCGTGGAGCACAAGATCCGCTACGTCCGGACCCTCGAATACCGCAATGTGCCGGCCCTGGTGCAGCTGTGGATCGGCGCGGTGAAGGGTGCCAGCTTCGACATCCACTACCTCGTCCAGGACCCCGTCACCCGTGAGGACTGCGTTCGGGCCACGAGCCATCTGGCGTTCGTGGACGAGGCCACGGGGCGGGTGCTCAGGCTTACGCCGGAGCAGAAAGGGAAGCTCGCCCGCCTCACGCCGGTTCACTCCGGGTGA
- a CDS encoding TetR/AcrR family transcriptional regulator has product MSLSASSGVSGPRPRGAADGGSAVPGVRDRILAAAYELFSTRGVRSVGVNELISRSGVAKASFYRHFASKDELVLAFLARRDQQWTLDKIVSEALRRGTKPEEQLLAIFDVFADWFAREDFEACSFVNVLLEMGPRHPLGKASIDYLAKIRGHVQHLAEQARLRDPEEFSRSCHILMKGSIVSAAEGDLAAAGRARQMAGWLIDHHRV; this is encoded by the coding sequence ATGTCGCTCTCAGCTAGTTCCGGAGTTTCAGGACCGCGGCCGCGTGGTGCGGCCGACGGCGGATCTGCTGTGCCCGGGGTCCGGGACCGTATTCTCGCGGCCGCCTACGAACTCTTCTCCACCCGCGGCGTCCGCAGCGTTGGCGTTAACGAACTGATCAGCCGCTCGGGCGTGGCGAAGGCCAGCTTCTACCGGCATTTCGCTTCCAAGGATGAGCTGGTGCTCGCCTTCCTGGCGCGAAGGGACCAGCAATGGACCCTGGACAAGATTGTCTCCGAAGCGCTGCGGAGGGGAACCAAACCCGAGGAGCAACTGCTGGCGATCTTCGATGTATTCGCCGACTGGTTTGCGCGCGAGGACTTCGAGGCGTGTTCGTTCGTCAACGTGCTGCTTGAGATGGGACCCCGGCACCCGCTGGGCAAGGCCAGCATCGACTACCTCGCGAAGATCCGTGGACACGTGCAGCACCTTGCGGAGCAAGCGCGGCTCAGGGATCCGGAGGAATTTTCCCGGTCCTGCCACATCCTGATGAAGGGCTCGATCGTTTCAGCCGCCGAGGGGGACCTTGCCGCTGCCGGCCGCGCCCGTCAAATGGCCGGTTGGCTGATCGACCACCACCGGGTCTAG